The following proteins come from a genomic window of Lolium rigidum isolate FL_2022 chromosome 5, APGP_CSIRO_Lrig_0.1, whole genome shotgun sequence:
- the LOC124655667 gene encoding probable E3 ubiquitin-protein ligase ATL44 — MPRHLLQDSVDRLTEMAAPPLSAAKAGGVHTDTLLILAAVLCFLLCVVGLALVARCCRLCNPSAFSVDAMVAKAPCKGIKKKALQSLPTVLWPAPEQTAERVDHEEEGEVPECAICLAEFASGDEVRVLPACGHGFHAACVDAWLLSSSTCPSCRRALVVAPAAETGCAPPHTCCERPDVAPQVSATGAGASRCRSSAQ; from the coding sequence ATGCCGCGCCACCTGCTGCAGGACTCTGTAGACCGCCTGACCGAGATGGCCGCGCCGCCTTTGTCAGCAGCGAAGGCCGGCGGCGTGCACACGGACACGCTGCTGATCCTGGCGGCGGTGCTGTGCTTCCTGCTCTGCGTCGTCGGGCTGGCCCTCGTCGCGCGCTGCTGCCGGCTCTGCAACCCCTCCGCCTTCTCCGTCGACGCAATGGTGGCCAAGGCGCCGTGCAAGGGGATCAAGAAGAAGGCGCTGCAGTCGCTGCCCACCGTGCTGTGGCCGGCACCGGAGCAGACGGCGGAGCGGGTGGACCACGAAGAGGAGGGGGAGGTGCCGGAGTGCGCCATCTGCCTAGCGGAGTTCGCGAGCGGCGACGAGGTGCGCGTGCTCCCGGCCTGCGGCCACGGCTTCCACGCCGCCTGCGTCGACGCCTGGCTGCTCTCCAGCTCCACCTGCCCCTCCTGCCGCCGCGCCCTCGTCGTCGCGCCGGCGGCAGAAACCGGGTGTGCTCCTCCCCACACGTGCTGCGAGCGCCCCGACGTCGCGCCGCAGGTCTCGGCCACCGGCGCCGGCGCATCCCGTTGCCGGTCGTCGGCGCAGTAA